In one Sphingomonas sp. AP4-R1 genomic region, the following are encoded:
- a CDS encoding TonB-dependent receptor has product MRNGKWVGRALAGISIAALWAGGAVAQQRPFNLRAGRAVVTLPDFAMQSGLQIIAAADQLGDKMTPAIHGTYDVRSALRQLIAGTNLTIASDSNGLITLRDRGTVTASFRPVAFADYRQADTAAEAPAPAPEAPPPETASSSQMPADDIVIVGSQIQGSKVTDALPVTVVGKTQIANTAAVSGDELFRSIPQMGSITFNSQYIPGSSNSPRGDVGSVNLRELGPGNTLVLLNGRRVVQHPVSTADENLVPVISYNTNAIPVSGVQRLEVLRDGAAAIYGTDAVAGVVNTVLQEKFSGVALETQYGYATGTNLRESTTNATVGHNFEHGNITLFASYTHRDALYASDQNYTSSADKRALFAGTRFAGATSLDGRSTNSAFASLSTPVTTAVRVGGTAITTAAGLFHIQPTGISGCGYGGAPLTGGTCIGSGTLATAGAARDTRYDSPVADNTTIMPKLDRINLFMTGQYEVSPDVTVYGEAGYYHAKTVNRVGATGTLASVLINVPASNYWNPFGATTINGVANPNRIPGLVGVPAAGLPVTIRAYTFSDAGANTVIDRNNQLRLLTGIKFPLFGFKWDSAAVYSRAHVSDWSTGISATQLQQNLALATPDAYNIFNGGNTGVYSQADTSPSSQAALNAIRISTVRKDTTTLAMADLKGSNAALFHLPGGDVGFALGGEIRRETQFDNRDPRVDGTTTFTDSVSGILYPSDLIGTSPNPDTRGRRTVASAYGELAIPVVSPEMNIPLIRKIELQVAGRYEHYSDIGSVAKPKVAGSWDLVDGVRLRASWAQGFKAPNLEQINATLITRSNTRTDYVRCQADLTAGRITSFANCGQSFATSVQRAGNPDLKPEESETWSAGVVLQPKFIPSQFGRFTITADLWHVKQTGIVGLFGEGNALILDYLMRQQGSSNPNVIRAAPNSDDQALFAGTGLAPAGLVLFVRDQYRNLLPQTASGIDMGLNWQINNTPAGSFSLDVNVAYLRKFYRDPSPDIAALLAARAAGQINAGTTITGGGDLIQFGSRPRWRGTSSLTWSLKQVQVGAYAQYTGPVDDTALIDSTGDYWRQKSLLIGNLYVQFTMPAFGNESKYRLRLGVRNIADAKPPLVAAGYNGDLYNPYGRYLYVNARVEF; this is encoded by the coding sequence ATGCGAAACGGGAAGTGGGTTGGGCGAGCCCTTGCGGGGATCAGCATCGCTGCGCTCTGGGCCGGCGGTGCGGTGGCGCAGCAACGGCCATTCAATCTGCGCGCCGGCCGCGCCGTCGTGACGCTACCCGATTTCGCGATGCAGAGCGGTTTGCAGATCATCGCCGCCGCCGATCAGCTCGGCGACAAGATGACGCCCGCCATCCACGGCACCTATGACGTGCGCTCGGCGCTGCGTCAGCTTATCGCTGGCACCAATCTCACCATCGCGTCCGACAGCAATGGCCTCATCACGCTGAGGGATCGCGGCACGGTCACTGCCTCGTTCCGCCCGGTCGCCTTTGCAGACTATCGTCAGGCGGATACGGCAGCCGAGGCACCGGCTCCGGCGCCCGAGGCGCCGCCGCCCGAAACGGCCTCCAGTTCGCAGATGCCGGCGGACGACATCGTCATCGTCGGCTCCCAGATCCAGGGCAGCAAGGTGACCGATGCGCTGCCCGTCACAGTGGTCGGCAAAACGCAGATCGCGAACACGGCGGCTGTCTCTGGCGATGAGCTCTTCCGCTCTATCCCGCAGATGGGGAGCATCACCTTCAACAGCCAGTATATTCCCGGAAGCAGCAATTCGCCGCGCGGCGACGTGGGTTCGGTCAACCTGCGCGAGCTCGGGCCCGGCAATACCCTGGTCCTGCTCAACGGCCGCCGTGTCGTCCAGCATCCGGTCAGCACTGCCGACGAAAATCTGGTTCCCGTCATCAGCTACAACACCAATGCGATACCGGTTTCGGGTGTCCAGCGACTGGAGGTGCTGCGCGACGGTGCCGCAGCCATTTATGGTACCGACGCCGTCGCGGGCGTGGTCAATACTGTTCTGCAGGAGAAGTTCAGCGGCGTCGCGTTGGAGACGCAATATGGCTATGCGACCGGCACGAACCTGCGTGAATCGACCACCAATGCGACGGTCGGCCACAATTTCGAACATGGCAACATCACGCTGTTCGCGAGCTACACGCACCGCGATGCGCTCTACGCGTCCGACCAGAATTACACGTCTTCCGCCGACAAGCGCGCGCTGTTCGCGGGGACGCGTTTCGCCGGGGCGACGTCCCTAGATGGTCGAAGCACCAATTCCGCCTTCGCCAGCCTGTCCACTCCCGTGACGACGGCCGTGCGGGTGGGCGGCACGGCCATCACCACGGCCGCAGGCCTGTTCCATATTCAGCCGACCGGAATTTCCGGCTGCGGCTATGGCGGCGCGCCTCTGACCGGGGGCACCTGCATTGGCTCCGGGACGCTGGCGACGGCGGGTGCTGCGCGCGACACGCGCTACGATTCCCCGGTCGCCGACAATACGACGATCATGCCCAAGCTCGACCGCATCAACCTGTTTATGACCGGACAATATGAGGTCTCGCCCGACGTCACGGTCTATGGGGAGGCGGGCTATTATCATGCCAAGACGGTGAACAGGGTCGGAGCCACGGGGACCTTAGCATCGGTCCTGATCAACGTTCCGGCATCGAATTACTGGAACCCGTTCGGTGCGACGACGATCAACGGCGTCGCCAATCCTAACCGCATTCCAGGGCTTGTCGGCGTGCCGGCCGCCGGCCTTCCGGTGACCATCCGCGCCTATACTTTCTCCGACGCCGGCGCGAACACGGTGATCGACCGCAACAACCAGCTTCGCCTTCTCACGGGCATCAAATTTCCGCTGTTCGGCTTCAAGTGGGATTCGGCGGCGGTCTATTCGCGCGCCCACGTCAGCGACTGGTCGACCGGCATCTCGGCGACCCAGCTCCAGCAGAACCTCGCTCTCGCTACGCCGGATGCCTATAACATCTTCAACGGTGGCAATACCGGCGTCTACAGTCAGGCCGACACCTCTCCGAGCAGCCAGGCGGCGCTCAACGCGATCCGCATCAGCACGGTCCGCAAGGACACGACGACGCTGGCGATGGCGGATCTGAAAGGCAGCAACGCCGCATTGTTTCACCTGCCTGGTGGTGATGTCGGCTTCGCCCTGGGTGGCGAAATCCGTCGCGAGACGCAGTTCGACAATCGGGATCCCCGCGTGGATGGTACGACGACCTTCACAGATAGTGTGAGCGGAATCTTGTATCCGAGCGATCTGATCGGCACGAGCCCGAACCCGGACACCAGGGGCAGGCGCACCGTCGCTTCGGCATACGGAGAGCTTGCCATCCCGGTCGTCTCTCCGGAGATGAACATCCCGCTGATCCGCAAGATCGAGCTTCAGGTCGCCGGTCGCTACGAGCATTACAGCGACATCGGATCGGTGGCGAAACCGAAGGTCGCCGGATCCTGGGATCTGGTCGATGGCGTACGCCTGCGCGCCAGCTGGGCACAGGGCTTCAAGGCGCCGAACCTGGAGCAGATCAATGCGACGCTGATCACCCGGTCGAATACCCGCACCGATTATGTCCGCTGCCAGGCGGACCTGACTGCGGGCCGCATCACCAGCTTCGCCAATTGCGGGCAGAGCTTCGCGACCTCGGTGCAGCGTGCCGGCAATCCCGATCTCAAGCCGGAAGAGAGCGAAACCTGGTCCGCAGGCGTTGTGCTGCAGCCCAAATTCATTCCGTCGCAATTCGGCCGCTTCACGATCACCGCCGATCTCTGGCATGTGAAGCAGACCGGGATCGTCGGCCTGTTCGGGGAGGGCAATGCCCTGATCCTGGATTATCTGATGCGTCAGCAGGGATCGAGCAATCCCAACGTTATCCGCGCCGCACCGAACTCCGATGATCAAGCATTGTTTGCAGGCACCGGTCTTGCGCCGGCGGGGCTCGTGCTGTTCGTACGCGACCAGTACCGAAATCTGCTGCCGCAGACGGCCTCCGGCATCGACATGGGCCTCAACTGGCAGATCAATAATACGCCGGCCGGCAGCTTCAGTCTCGACGTCAACGTGGCCTATCTGCGAAAATTCTACCGGGATCCTTCGCCGGATATCGCGGCGCTGCTCGCCGCGCGCGCGGCGGGCCAGATCAATGCCGGTACGACGATCACGGGCGGGGGCGATCTGATCCAGTTCGGCAGTCGTCCGCGCTGGCGAGGAACGTCGTCGCTTACCTGGAGCCTGAAGCAGGTTCAGGTGGGTGCCTACGCCCAATATACCGGTCCTGTGGACGACACCGCGCTGATCGATTCAACCGGCGACTATTGGCGGCAGAAGAGCCTTCTGATCGGCAATCTCTACGTCCAGTTCACGATGCCGGCTTTCGGCAACGAGTCCAAATATCGGCTTCGGCTGGGCGTCCGCAACATCGCCGATGCCAAGCCCCCGCTGGTGGCAGCCGGTTATAACGGCGATCTCTATAATCCCTATGGTCGCTATCTCTATGTCAACGCACGCGTCGAGTTCTGA